The proteins below come from a single Eptesicus fuscus isolate TK198812 chromosome 5, DD_ASM_mEF_20220401, whole genome shotgun sequence genomic window:
- the LOC103303288 gene encoding LOW QUALITY PROTEIN: small nuclear ribonucleoprotein Sm D2-like (The sequence of the model RefSeq protein was modified relative to this genomic sequence to represent the inferred CDS: inserted 1 base in 1 codon; substituted 1 base at 1 genomic stop codon), producing MSLLNKPKSEMTMEELQKWEEEEFNTSPLSVLTXSXKNNTLVLINCGNKRLLGHVKAFDRHCNMENVKQLWNEVPNRVKCKKRSKSVNKNSYISKLFLSRDLVIVVLQNPLSYGK from the exons ATGAGTCTTCTCAACAAGCCCAAGAGTGAGATGACCatggaggagctgcagaagtgggaggaggaagagttcAACACGAGCCCACTCTCCGTGCTTACATAGT GTAAGAACAACACCCTGGTGCTCATCAACTGTGGTAACAAGAGGCTCCTGGGCCATGTGAAGGCTTTTGACAGGCATTGCAACATGGAGAATGTGAAGCAGCTGTGGAATGAGGTCCCCAACAGAGTCAAGTGCAAGAAAAGGTCCAAGTCAGTCAACAAGAACAGCTACATCTCCAAGTTGTTCCTGAGCAGGGATTTGGTCATTGTGGTCCTACAGAACCCTCTCAGCTATGGCAAGTAG